The following DNA comes from Saccharomyces cerevisiae S288C chromosome XIII, complete sequence.
AATGGCTATGAATAGTCTTTACACCCACAGTTTTTCGTGTGGCAGTTACTATATATTAGTAGGATATTCGATCTATATAGATGGTAGTACTTACAATGCTGTTCTTGGGTTTTTGCGgatcttctttcttttttgtagttttattttatgtCTTACTTCTTATTTCCTTCTTACTTCCTCATTGGTTAAGGCTCACGTTGATTGCAATAACAAAGAAGTATATACTGTAGCATAGCTCTTCATATCATTTTTGCCGTGCATTCGAAgactatatatatatatgcatatTGTCTGACCTTTCGCCTTAAAGTAAAGAAGACAACAGAATATAACCATGCTGAGTAGCAGTAGCAATAGACCCATATCTGCCCATCTAACCATCCATTACAAGGCTATTCAGGAGGAAGAGGGGGAGGATATGAGAAGCGGTGCCGGAAGTGGTGGCCATCATGACGACTATTTTCTGGAGAGTAACAGATCTCCCACTCCTAATAAGAAACATGAGTTCATTAAAACGGTGCTCAATATCAACGATAACGACTCTGAATTTTCGGAATCGTGCTCACCAAGAGAGAAGTTACATAACGAGGGGGCTTGTAATACAGACCTGTTCGGGGACTTCATGTCTAAAAGACAACAGAGGCTGTCTAATTCTATGAACATTTACGACCTTTATCAGTGTGTACATAACCTGTCGCCtagcaacaacaaccatCAGTTCATAGCAAGAAGGTTCAGCGATTCTCATATTCCCTCCTTGCATCACCGCCAGCAGCAACAGAAGGTAACAACAAAAAACTTTGTACAGCCCACGAAGGACATTCAAAGGATCGCCTCGTACGCTGCGGATTCAGACCAGAGAGTCAAGTATTTACCAAACTATCATCAGTCTGCTCCTTCTACTGCACTGTCTGCGGCTGAATCGAAAGCGGCTGTACCAAGAAAGCTCCCTGACAGAGACAGTACACAAAATTACGTACTAAAATTGCAACTCTCGTCACCCAACTCTCAACCAATGTCACCAAGGACTCGCCCGGGCTACCGCCCCTCTTGctcttcttccaattgctcgtcatcttcctcatcatcaGCATGTTCATCCGTTTCCATCTCAGATCCGAACAACATAACAGCATACGAAACGAATAATGTCAACCCTCAGTTCCCCAGTAACCAGCCATTAGATATTTCTAGTCCTTGTGCAAGGCATCACCATAGAAGAAATTCTATTGCTGTAAAATTTGACAAGGCTTTATATAAGAAAACAACAGGATAGTTGATTAGAAGACTATAGCTAAATAATCATTTCATTGGGAAATGACTATCACGATTTAACGAATACCcccttttctctttcttgcCATTTAATGGTCGTCGCTCTGATATTTGCACACATACGCTCACGTACATAGGTACACGCAGATGGGACAGGCGCATAAGTACGCGCTAATACATGTATTGATATAAGTtatgtttttatttatcaaaatgatattgttgcatttttttttttaaatctcacgttatttttcatttatatacatacacTTAAGAGAATGTCAgattttctcttttcgGCCACCATTATGGTATCTAAGCGGCTATTTAACTTACTTGTTCCTATACCGAAACTATCTCTTTCGCTTACTGTCCACCAACCTAGTTAGCTCTTCAAGGACAATGTTTCCCCTTCtgtcttcaaattttttcttaagCTCATCGATCAACAGCGAGATCTCAAACTCTTCAATGTTCttgtcaatttttttcgaatttCTTTCTATGAACTCCACTACTGCTCTGTCATCATTAACATCCAGATCGTTATACCATGACTGAACTATTTTCAACAGGTCGTCGTACTTCATTTTCGTTTTGTTATCacatgtttttttttgcagtCTTTTGATCACTTGTCCCTCGTTCAACCTCCTTCTCAGTCTCCAATATAAAAATCTGCGTGACTTTTTCCATTCCAACTCATTTCGGATTACTCCTTTAACTAGCATCCTAGTCGATCTATCATGTAAATCTGCAAACTGTATGCTGATTTGATTGTAAATTGGTATCAACTGTCTCTCTCTTATTTTCAATCTCTTCGTAAGatcattttgtttttccaaagataactttttttctgtcaaCGTTCTTCTCAAATGTCCATATGTGGAGTCTAATCGAATCATCGTCTCTATCATTTTCTCCTTACGGTATTTTATGCTAACTACTCCGTCAGGTTCTAACACACCTCCCCTAGATTCAACATCGGCATACATTTCCATTTGTTCAGGATTAATAGTTGGATCTATAACAACCCATGATCCGCCCCTTAATTCACCAAAGGGCGGAATGTATATCAGTATGGGTTGTTTGTAGTCAACCAGAGCGTCAACAATAAAAGACCCGTACTTTAGTACTTCATTGTACATATCCCTTTGACCGCCAGAAAATCCCCTCCAATTGGCTAAGATAATCAATGGTAATTGCTCACCATAGTTAAAATCATTTATAGTTTGAGCTGTTTTGAACGCGGAATTTGGATACCACACCTGTCCTGCTTCTTTAACGGAAAACTCTGAAGAATCCAGATTAGCTGGGTCAGCGGGGATTATTTCTTCGATAGTCTTAGTTTCTACCGCAATAACACCCACGGGAATACCTCCAAGACGTGCTCTTCCAACTATTACACCTTTGGCCCATCCAGATAATGTCTCAAAAAACGAATCCTTATCAAATAGGCCTGACTGGAAGTTGTTATTTGAGTCCCATTTACCCTCTATCAACCACCTTGCCTCATATGGCACTTGCTTGGCAGGTTTGAAGTCTACATCCCTATCCCATCTATCCATAGTTTCAAGAAGTGGAGGACTCATATCTCTTTTCGCCGGGACATATGATAACCatgtcattattttttcgaTGGCTTTCATATCATTACTGGCTGTTAAATGCGCTATTCCGTTTTTATACATGATTTGGGTTCCGCCAATTTGTAGGTTAGATGTATAGATATCGGTACCCAAAACTTTATTAATCGCCGATGCACCCGTCAGTATGATAGGCTTATCCTCCACCTGAATAGTACGTTGTCCTAGTCTGACCAGATAGGAACCTATACCAACGGACCGACAAGTAACAGCAGTAATAGTGAAAATGTCTCTATACGCTTTCGAAGTGGCACCAGCAATTAAACCCGAGCCCTGTAAACATTCAACACCTAAACCCTCTTCGAATCCGACTATTGCtttaataatatatctCTCTTCACCGTATACCATCTTGTGTTCAACAACAACCGAATTTCCTTTCCCAGAATCTTTCAGTAGCTGCATGTCTTTTGGAGCTAAGTATAAGTACTGGAAACCCTTTGTTGGATCAGAGGGGTCATTCCATGCTACACGAAATAGAGGGATCAGCTCTTCGGCTATACCCAATTTAGCTCCTGAATTCGCCGCCAAGTATATCCTCGGGATCCCTCTCTCTCTTGCATAATTTGTGACCCtatcaaaaaacaaatcttCTCTCGGTCCAAAAGATCCAATATTGTAGGTAATATCATTAGAAATCACGATCATGTTACGCCCTTCAGGATATTCAGGTGTCTGAACCATAATCTCAAAAGCAACCATCCCTATATTATTAAGGCCTGGCTCCCTGtttacttttattaaatTACCGTTTTGTTCTATCAATTCAACCCAACTAAAAAAACTGTCATTCAGCTTATGTTTTGGAAAATACCTTTTCCACTGTTGGATTGCAGCTTGATGAAACAGACCTGGGAAATCGTACACATATGTTGTACCCATGAATTGAGCTTTGTACCTTTTAGGTTGTAGCCAATCCTTGACCGAGTAAGGAAGAGAGAGAGATTTCTGGCTATAATGGCTCTGCTCACTACACGGTTCCAAAATCAGATTCCCATTTTTCCCTATCTTTTCGTAATATGTCTCAATTTTTACCACATACCCAGATTTATTAGAAATAAGTAATCTAAGCGGGGCTGgcttctttgtttctaGGCACTCAACAGAGATGCAAATTTCTACATCTGTGATTCTTTCTTGAAACAATCTGGTTTCGTGAGTCTTTAGAATTGTACTCACAATTTCCTCGAGACGATGTACTGGTATGTTAAGAACTGTATTGAaacttaaaaaaatatgattcAAGTCTGAATTTGAGATGTCAACTGCTCCTAGATGTTCTAACATATAAACCACTTGAGCATTGATTTCCGCTTTCAAGTTTTCTTCGGTTGTTTTTTGATCATTATACATGAAGGAATTTATGATTTTCCTGACAAAGAACCTTTTATCTAGCGGCGTAAATTTGCTAATACCTTCAAAAATGCGTATACTACTATCGTATGTAGGTAGTGATCTGATTTTATAGTTCGACATTTTTCCTAACTCTAACGGTGCTTCATAGGATGGATCcatatttcttatttgaGAGATTTCATCGTACGTAGTTCCATCAAAGGAGTAAAATTTAACAGCGGGCGCATTCGCGGCGATAAATGCAAATGTAATACGATTAACCTTGAGCTTGGATAGACCTCTCTCATTTTCATGAAGTTTaatttttaaagttttaaTTAGATCATTTTCACTTCTGTAACGAATAGGAGATAAAATATTAACAATAAGAGAGTTCTCTCCGCTGGAAAGTCTTTCCTCAGGAATATGAATTTGTTCGTATACCTCGTCTAATGTCTTTTCCAGAGATTCAAGCGCACGCATGTTGACAAGAAGACCAAAACTATTTGCTGAGCTCTTACCTGATGTTGAGGGAGGTTTAGAAAGTTTTGTAAACTCATCACTCTCACCATCAGAATTGACTAAATAATTTCTTAATGAGCTGAATTGCCATGACATTAGTAAATCAGGCGCTCCTTTATGAATCTTAATACTTTTTAATTGATAATTGCCGTAGGCATACCTTGCATAAATTTCAGATGCTATACTGGAAAGAGCCGTATCTTGAtggccaaaaaaaaagaacaaatcCTGAAGTTGTATCAGATTTGAATGTATTAAATTACCAAAATCCCTCATACAGGAATATATGTTCCTGCTGTGAATGTTTTCGGCACCAGTATCCTTTATGTGCAATTGCAGGAGAGTTTTAATAtgctcttttcttttctttatggGAGGGAAAATCCCTCTGAGTAGCACTGATCTTGCCTTTACAGCAACCTCTTTAGCCCACTTAGATTCCAAACTTGCCAAATCATGTATAACAGCCCTGAATTTTAAAGACATCTTAGAGGAATCCTGGCACAATGGCTCGTATTCATGCAATATTGCAGTTACTAACTTGTTCTTTGCGACTACGTTAGCATGCGATAAACTTATgcacaaaatttttttcaagtttgtAAGGTCTTTCCTCCGCAGATTTagtaagtttctttcttcatgTATATcatgattttcaaaaattttctcaaCAGCATAGTACTTTTTAATcaactttaaaaaaatttcacaTTCGTGATTAGCTAAACCTTCGCTATACCTTTCACTAATTTTAAGAAGTGGCTGTAAGGCAACATAAACTACATGATcatttgtattttcttccaagTAGCGCTTCATTAATTTGTGCAGTTCCTTTgcaggaaaagaaacagatttCTTGACTAGATTTCCCAGCCCCTCATTCAATTGCCTTGGTAGTCTATTGCGTACCGTAGAAATTTGGGAATCCCATTCTGAATAAGGAAGCCTACCATCtctcaatatttttatcaactCTTTTAGAGTAGTTTCTATTCCAGAgttttcatgatatccATTGAGAATATTTTCTAACCTATTTATTAAGACTCTGAGCTTATGGTTTGGTCGGCTACCCTCTATTAGCGGTGGACCTAAAACAGGTAATTCTCCGCGGTATAAAGACGATTCGTTAGCTTTGGACGGCGAATCCAAAGTCAATTTTGCGATGACATCACCAGCCTCAATTATGGAACCGGGCTGTCTTAGTAACTCAATTACACCATCACTTTTCGCTACTAGTGGCATCtgcattttcattatttctaTTTCTGCATATTGCTGTCCAGCAAAAACGTGATCACCACTTCGGACCAAATATTTCACCAATTTCCCCGGAGTTGGAGAGATCACTTGAGTGGGATTGAGTTCAGCTTCTAAAAATATGGTATTGGAGTCTATCGAAAGTCTTGTACCTCTGATATCGTCCTTCCAATAAACTGTATGGCATTTACCGTCAACGGAGATCAACAAGCAGTCACTGGacaatttttgaacattAACTTCACATTGAGACTTATTgatagaaagaataaattGTTCTTCAGATGATTGAGCAACATTGAACAAGTATCTATTATTATCGAAAATGAAGTCAACAGGAAACTTCGTTTTAAGAAAATCTTTAGGTGGAACTTGGCCCCTCCGCAATAATTCCAAATACTTATTCCTCACCTTTTCTGTGAAAACGTATGCTTTCATTGCGGCACCACAGATAATAGCGAGCGTTGGATCTAGTTTGCTATCGGaagataaatttttcaaaatcaaatcatCTAACCAACCAGTCGATATGTTATTACTCTCAAAGTCCCGAGTTTCTAATAGCTCTATCAGGTACTCTATGGGGGTTTTGAATTCTCCTCGGATGGAAAAATCTTTTAGAGCTAAAACCATGTTTTGCTTTGCATCTTGCCTATCGTTTCCTACAGCAAAAATGTGCCCAAATTGGGAATCTGAAAATGAGTGAATAGCACCATTATTTCCTACTGAGAAGTAACCCCAAACATTGGAAGAAGAACGAAAATTGAGCTCATGTATTTTCCCAGTGGAGGGCTTGAAACCTTCATTAGGATCTTCTGAAGTGATCCTGCATGAAATACAATGGCCTTTTGGCGAGGGtctctttaaatttttaaaatcaatATACGAAGTTCCCGTTGGATCTAAACCATAAAGTTTTCTGATATCACTTATCATGTGCATAGGAATGCCCATGGCGATTTGCAGTTGAGTGGCAGGAAGGTTTACGCCAGATATCATTTCTGTCGTTGGATGCTCTACTTGTAGTCTCGGATTCAGTtctaaaaagtaaaatttATCATCTTTTGGTGAATATAAGTATTCGACAGTGCCCGCAGAAACATAACCTACCAATTCACCTAGACGAATTGCTGCGCGTTCCATCCTTTGAAACGTTTCAGGCTTGGTTATTGTCACTGGTGCCTCTTCTATAATCTTTTGGTGCCGCCTTTGTATGGAACAGTCTCTCCCAAACAATGTAATGTTAGTGCCATATTGGTCAGCTAATAACTGTACCTCTAAGTGACGAGCATCAGTGACAACTTTCATAACAAACATAGGCGACCCAGGTGTCTCATTCACTGCTTGGCGATATAATGCAATAAAATCATCCTCATTATCTACTCGCCTAATGCCCTTACCTCCACCACCTTCGGATGCCTTAATCATTACAGGAAATCCTATTAATTTAGCCTTTTCTAAAGCATCTTCAGGTGAGGAACAACATCCCCTTACATATACATCATCCGGCACAGATACAAAGTTCGTCTTGTTATCGATATGGATAGTGTCTATATGTGAACCAGACCAAGGGATACACGGGATTTTAGCGCTTTGTGCTACAATAGTGGAAGAAATCTTGTCACCCAATGATCTCATAGCGCGTCCAGGAGGACCAATGAATAgtattttcctttgtgAACTAGCTAACAGCTCAGGAAGACACGGATTTTCAGAAGCATGGCCCCATCCAGCCCAGACCGCATCCACATCCGTTTGCTCTGCCACGTCCAGTATTAAGTCTATGTTGGCGtaattgttgttgttggtaccCCCTGGTACCTGCACATATTGGTCTGCCATTCTAATATACTCCGAATTTGCGTGTAAATCATCAGGTGTCGCCATTACCACGAAttgaatgattttttcatcattgaACGTCTCGTACGCCCATTTTCTTATAGATCTCATTTCTTTCACCGCAGCAATACCATTGTTTGCTATTAAGATCTTTGAAATAACAGTATGTCCACCACGTAAATCAACAAAATCTCTTAATATTGAAGGTTGGGCACTTTCCACAGTATTTAGCCCTATGAACTGGGGCGGTAATCGAGTATGTTTATGAATATTGCCTCGATCCACATAATTGGAATACCTTCTTCTAGATGGAAAATTCAAACCTATTCGAGATGAATGCCTATACGAATGGGCAAAAATGCGTTTTCTGTATTCAGGGCGCTGTCCTTTCAACCGTACTATCTGGCTGCCCGTTATATTATAGAATCGATAAGGATCCAAATATAACGCGAGCTTGTACTGTCCTATTCGAATGCAAGTAATTGTGAATATGGTAATGTAAAAGTGAGAATGTATCCGGCGAGCCCCCCAGCTTTGGCCGTGTGTAATTGTCTTCCCTTTCTACCCAAGATgacttcttctttatcattcttcattattcatcttttcttgtCATCTGCCGCCCACCCATTTTAGTTACCCTAACGGAAACATTGATGAATGATGCTATTATTACTGTCATAAGCAATAAAAAGAGAGGTTCCTACTACTTCTCCCGTGGAAAGCTAGCGATAGCCTTGTACTCTATCTCACTTTCAGAATGCGTACACATTTATGTTTAAAGAGGCGTTTTGTGCTAGTTTTGTCTCAACGTGTATTTTATCGGTTGTAATTGTACTGACAATTTTCGGGCCTCGTTTGGCTGTCGCACTGAAATCTTCGACAGGGTATCGAAGAACGATACAACGATATGCCTATAAAGGTTAGTTAGCCATGATATTACTTCCTGGTTAGCTGGTGCGCTTCTTAGTCCTAACTTGCAAATTTATATCTACGTATAGAAAACTGTCAATATGTCATTACCGTTCTTAACTTCTGCACCGGGAAAggttattatttttggtGAACACTCTGCTGTGTACAACAAGCCTGCCGTCGCTGCTAGTGTGTCTGCGTTGAGAACCTACCTGCTAATAAGCGAGTCATCTGCACCAGATACTATTGAATTGGACTTCCCGGACATTAGCTTTAATCATAAGTGGTCCATCAATGATTTCAATGCCATCACCGAGGATCAAGTAAACTCCCAAAAATTGGCCAAGGCTCAACAAGCCACCGATGG
Coding sequences within:
- a CDS encoding uncharacterized protein (hypothetical protein; not an essential gene; YMR206W has a paralog, YNR014W, that arose from the whole genome duplication), whose protein sequence is MLSSSSNRPISAHLTIHYKAIQEEEGEDMRSGAGSGGHHDDYFLESNRSPTPNKKHEFIKTVLNINDNDSEFSESCSPREKLHNEGACNTDLFGDFMSKRQQRLSNSMNIYDLYQCVHNLSPSNNNHQFIARRFSDSHIPSLHHRQQQQKVTTKNFVQPTKDIQRIASYAADSDQRVKYLPNYHQSAPSTALSAAESKAAVPRKLPDRDSTQNYVLKLQLSSPNSQPMSPRTRPGYRPSCSSSNCSSSSSSSACSSVSISDPNNITAYETNNVNPQFPSNQPLDISSPCARHHHRRNSIAVKFDKALYKKTTG
- the HFA1 gene encoding acetyl-CoA carboxylase HFA1 (Mitochondrial acetyl-coenzyme A carboxylase; catalyzes production of malonyl-CoA in mitochondrial fatty acid biosynthesis; relocalizes from mitochondrion to cytoplasm upon DNA replication stress; genetic and comparative analysis suggests that translation begins at a non-canonical (Ile) start codon at -372 relative to the annotated start codon), with the translated sequence MRSIRKWAYETFNDEKIIQFVVMATPDDLHANSEYIRMADQYVQVPGGTNNNNYANIDLILDVAEQTDVDAVWAGWGHASENPCLPELLASSQRKILFIGPPGRAMRSLGDKISSTIVAQSAKIPCIPWSGSHIDTIHIDNKTNFVSVPDDVYVRGCCSSPEDALEKAKLIGFPVMIKASEGGGGKGIRRVDNEDDFIALYRQAVNETPGSPMFVMKVVTDARHLEVQLLADQYGTNITLFGRDCSIQRRHQKIIEEAPVTITKPETFQRMERAAIRLGELVGYVSAGTVEYLYSPKDDKFYFLELNPRLQVEHPTTEMISGVNLPATQLQIAMGIPMHMISDIRKLYGLDPTGTSYIDFKNLKRPSPKGHCISCRITSEDPNEGFKPSTGKIHELNFRSSSNVWGYFSVGNNGAIHSFSDSQFGHIFAVGNDRQDAKQNMVLALKDFSIRGEFKTPIEYLIELLETRDFESNNISTGWLDDLILKNLSSDSKLDPTLAIICGAAMKAYVFTEKVRNKYLELLRRGQVPPKDFLKTKFPVDFIFDNNRYLFNVAQSSEEQFILSINKSQCEVNVQKLSSDCLLISVDGKCHTVYWKDDIRGTRLSIDSNTIFLEAELNPTQVISPTPGKLVKYLVRSGDHVFAGQQYAEIEIMKMQMPLVAKSDGVIELLRQPGSIIEAGDVIAKLTLDSPSKANESSLYRGELPVLGPPLIEGSRPNHKLRVLINRLENILNGYHENSGIETTLKELIKILRDGRLPYSEWDSQISTVRNRLPRQLNEGLGNLVKKSVSFPAKELHKLMKRYLEENTNDHVVYVALQPLLKISERYSEGLANHECEIFLKLIKKYYAVEKIFENHDIHEERNLLNLRRKDLTNLKKILCISLSHANVVAKNKLVTAILHEYEPLCQDSSKMSLKFRAVIHDLASLESKWAKEVAVKARSVLLRGIFPPIKKRKEHIKTLLQLHIKDTGAENIHSRNIYSCMRDFGNLIHSNLIQLQDLFFFFGHQDTALSSIASEIYARYAYGNYQLKSIKIHKGAPDLLMSWQFSSLRNYLVNSDGESDEFTKLSKPPSTSGKSSANSFGLLVNMRALESLEKTLDEVYEQIHIPEERLSSGENSLIVNILSPIRYRSENDLIKTLKIKLHENERGLSKLKVNRITFAFIAANAPAVKFYSFDGTTYDEISQIRNMDPSYEAPLELGKMSNYKIRSLPTYDSSIRIFEGISKFTPLDKRFFVRKIINSFMYNDQKTTEENLKAEINAQVVYMLEHLGAVDISNSDLNHIFLSFNTVLNIPVHRLEEIVSTILKTHETRLFQERITDVEICISVECLETKKPAPLRLLISNKSGYVVKIETYYEKIGKNGNLILEPCSEQSHYSQKSLSLPYSVKDWLQPKRYKAQFMGTTYVYDFPGLFHQAAIQQWKRYFPKHKLNDSFFSWVELIEQNGNLIKVNREPGLNNIGMVAFEIMVQTPEYPEGRNMIVISNDITYNIGSFGPREDLFFDRVTNYARERGIPRIYLAANSGAKLGIAEELIPLFRVAWNDPSDPTKGFQYLYLAPKDMQLLKDSGKGNSVVVEHKMVYGEERYIIKAIVGFEEGLGVECLQGSGLIAGATSKAYRDIFTITAVTCRSVGIGSYLVRLGQRTIQVEDKPIILTGASAINKVLGTDIYTSNLQIGGTQIMYKNGIAHLTASNDMKAIEKIMTWLSYVPAKRDMSPPLLETMDRWDRDVDFKPAKQVPYEARWLIEGKWDSNNNFQSGLFDKDSFFETLSGWAKGVIVGRARLGGIPVGVIAVETKTIEEIIPADPANLDSSEFSVKEAGQVWYPNSAFKTAQTINDFNYGEQLPLIILANWRGFSGGQRDMYNEVLKYGSFIVDALVDYKQPILIYIPPFGELRGGSWVVIDPTINPEQMEMYADVESRGGVLEPDGVVSIKYRKEKMIETMIRLDSTYGHLRRTLTEKKLSLEKQNDLTKRLKIRERQLIPIYNQISIQFADLHDRSTRMLVKGVIRNELEWKKSRRFLYWRLRRRLNEGQVIKRLQKKTCDNKTKMKYDDLLKIVQSWYNDLDVNDDRAVVEFIERNSKKIDKNIEEFEISLLIDELKKKFEDRRGNIVLEELTRLVDSKRKR